A genomic region of Papaver somniferum cultivar HN1 chromosome 7, ASM357369v1, whole genome shotgun sequence contains the following coding sequences:
- the LOC113296095 gene encoding uncharacterized protein LOC113296095, producing MRLVLWNIRGILRQKDKDKLRALVTHHNPSLVFIAEPKIHYNSKNRIKLPGMSHKIIHNTVDGRKAKLWLFWNNSITAPIVIHSSRQSITVEVGGVLVTGVHVDVLCINKRALWAELAPFSTSNKPWIILGDFNTISTLDEKKGGRVPLNSSIAEFNEWIDNCELLHAAKTGLQFSWSNGRCGRKRILCNLDRCLFNSQWLEKYPWWKYHVTARGISDHSILIGSNSEIHKPLNCPFKFQQMWITHPGLLQVTLSEAEKKVTETNKLSDADPQNIKLLNDYVTARGVRDIAAQNYHTMLRQTRNAIAGLEDASGTLITNQNEIASNLISYFSDKFKEQPVEISDTILNVTPQVINDDDNALLDCIPSGEEIKNAVFELNQDGSPGPDGFTGIFYRFAWDIIQEDLVEALRYCWKFQVIPPGVNSNFLVLLPKIKGAKRADQFRPIGLSNFFFKILTKIITVRMSTLLHKLVSPQQCAFVKGRNIHEQVLLASELVNKMKTKKRRGDS from the exons ATGAGACTTGTCTTATGGAATATCAGAGGCATTCTGAGACAGAAGGACAAAGATAAACTAAGAGCTTTAGTTACACATCATAATCCTTCTTTAGTTTTTATAGCAGAACCCAAAATTCATTATAATTCTAAGAATAGGATAAAGCTCCCTGGGATGAGCCATAAAATTATACATAATACTGTTGATGGTAGGAAAGCCAAGTTATGGCTTTTTTGGAATAACTCAATAACTGCCCCTATAGTGATTCATTCTTCTAGACAAAGTATTACAGTTGAAGTGGGGGGTGTCTTGGTAACTGGAGTTCATGTTGATGTCTTATGTATCAACAAAAGAGCTTTATGGGCTGAATTAGCTCCTTTCAGTACTTCAAACAAACCTTGGATAATTTTGGGTGATTTTAATACTATTTCTACTTTAGATGAAAAAAAGGGTGGCAGAGTTCCTCTTAATTCTTCTATTGCAGAGTTTAATGAATGGATTGATAATTGTGAACTTTTACATGCTGCAAAAACTGGGCTTCAGTTTTCTTGGTCAAATGGTAGATGTGGAAGGAAGAGAATTTTATGTAATCTGGATAGATGTCTATTTAACTCACAATGGTTAGAGAAATATCCATGGTGGAAATATCATGTAACTGCAAGAGGCATTTCAGATCATAGTATTCTTATTGGCTCTAATTCAGAAATCCATAAGCCCTTAAATTGTCCATTTAAGTTTCAACAAATGTGGATTACTCATCCGGGTTTATTACAA GTTACTCTAAGTGAAGCTGAGAAGAAGGTGACTGAAACAAATAAACTTTCTGATGCAGATCCTCAAAATATAAAACTTCTAAATGACTATGTCACAGCTAGGGGTGTAAGAGATATAGCAGCTCAGAATTATCATACTAT GTTGAGACAAACTAGAAATGCCATTGCTGGGCTGGAGGATGCTTCAGGTACTTTGATAACTAATCAAAATGAGATTGCTTCTAATCTTATCAGCTATTTCTCAGACAAATTCAAAGAGCAACCAGTAGAAATTTCTGACACTATATTAAATGTTACTCCCCAAGTTattaatgatgatgataatgctCTACTGGATTGCATTCCTTCTGGAGAGGAAATTAAAAATGCAGTCTTTGAATTAAATCAAGATGGATCCCCTGGTCCAGATGGGTTCACTGGCATTTTTTATAGATTTGCATGGGACATTATTCAAGAAGATTTGGTTGAAGCTTTAAGATACTGTTGGAAATTTCAAGTGATTCCTCCTGGAGTTAATTCAAATTTTCTTGTGCTTCTTCCTAAGATTAAGGGTGCTAAAAGGGCTGATCAATTCAGACccattggtttaagtaatttcttcttcaaaatactcACAAAGATTATCACAGTAAGAATGAGTACTCTGCTGCATAAATTAGTATCTCCTCAACAATGTGCTTTTGTTAAGGGcagaaatatccatgaacaagTACTTCTAGCTTCTGAACTTGTCAATAAGATGAAAACAAAGAAGAGGAGGGGGGATTCTTGA